Proteins from one Burkholderia sp. genomic window:
- the rng gene encoding ribonuclease G produces MNEEILINITPQETRVALVQQGAVQELHVERTLTRGRVGNIYLGKVVRVLPGMQSAFIDIGLERAAFLHVADIWQPRLPSDTHNSAPPHQPIEKTVYEGQTLMVQVIKDPIGTKGARLSTQISIAGRTLVYLPQEPHIGISQKIESEAEREAVRARLIAVIPVEEKGGYIVRTIAEDATGEELSADVTYLRKTWATIVAQAHRLSPTSLLYLDLDLALRVLRDFANDDTSKIQVDSRETFARLWTFAREFTPEVSTRLHHYTSERPLFDLYNIETEIQSALSRRVDLKSGGYLMIDQTEAMTTIDVNTGGYVGTRNFDNTIFKTNLEATHTIARQLRLRNLGGIIIIDFIDMENAEHRDAVLGELKKALSRDRTRVTVNGFSLLGLVEMTRKRTRESLAHVLCEPCPLCQGKGQVKTPRTVCYDVLREILRESRKFNPREFRVIASQQVIDRFLDEESQHLAMLIAFIGKPVSLQVESNLSQEQYDIVLM; encoded by the coding sequence ATGAACGAAGAAATCCTGATCAACATCACACCGCAGGAAACGCGGGTCGCGCTCGTACAGCAAGGCGCGGTACAGGAGCTTCACGTCGAGCGCACGCTGACACGCGGTCGTGTCGGCAATATCTATCTCGGTAAAGTGGTCCGTGTTCTACCGGGCATGCAGTCGGCTTTCATCGATATTGGCCTAGAGCGCGCCGCGTTCCTGCACGTGGCTGACATCTGGCAGCCGCGCCTGCCTAGCGATACACACAACAGCGCGCCGCCGCACCAGCCGATCGAGAAGACAGTGTATGAGGGCCAGACGCTGATGGTCCAGGTGATCAAGGATCCAATCGGCACCAAGGGCGCGCGGCTCTCGACTCAGATCAGCATCGCCGGGCGCACGCTGGTCTACCTGCCTCAGGAGCCGCATATCGGCATCTCGCAGAAGATCGAGAGCGAGGCCGAACGCGAGGCGGTGCGTGCGCGTCTAATCGCCGTAATCCCGGTCGAGGAAAAAGGCGGCTATATCGTGCGCACCATCGCCGAGGATGCCACCGGCGAAGAACTTAGCGCAGACGTCACCTACCTGCGCAAAACCTGGGCGACTATCGTCGCGCAGGCGCATCGGTTGTCGCCCACCAGCCTGCTCTACCTAGACCTCGACCTGGCCCTGCGCGTGCTGCGCGATTTCGCCAACGACGACACCTCTAAGATCCAGGTTGATTCACGTGAGACCTTTGCGCGGCTGTGGACTTTCGCGCGCGAGTTCACGCCAGAGGTTAGTACCAGGTTGCATCACTACACGAGCGAGCGACCGCTTTTTGACCTCTACAATATCGAGACTGAAATCCAGAGCGCGCTTTCTCGGCGCGTCGACCTGAAGTCGGGTGGCTACTTGATGATCGACCAGACTGAGGCTATGACGACTATCGACGTCAACACGGGTGGTTACGTCGGCACGCGTAACTTCGACAACACTATCTTTAAGACTAATCTTGAAGCCACGCATACCATCGCACGGCAGCTAAGGTTGCGCAATCTCGGCGGTATCATCATCATTGACTTCATCGACATGGAGAACGCTGAGCATCGCGACGCCGTGCTCGGCGAACTGAAGAAGGCGCTGTCGCGCGATCGTACGCGCGTGACGGTGAACGGCTTCTCGCTACTCGGGCTAGTGGAGATGACGCGTAAGCGCACCCGAGAATCGCTAGCGCACGTGCTGTGCGAGCCCTGCCCCTTGTGTCAGGGCAAGGGACAGGTGAAGACGCCGCGCACTGTGTGCTATGACGTGCTGCGGGAGATCCTACGCGAGTCGAGGAAGTTCAATCCACGGGAGTTCCGCGTGATCGCCTCGCAGCAGGTGATCGACCGGTTTCTCGACGAGGAATCGCAGCATCTGGCGATGCTGATCGCTTTTATCGGCAAGCCAGTGTCGCTGCAGGTGGAGTCAAACCTCAGCCAGGAGCAATACGACATCGTGCTGATGTAG